Proteins encoded together in one Vanessa tameamea isolate UH-Manoa-2023 chromosome 28, ilVanTame1 primary haplotype, whole genome shotgun sequence window:
- the LOC113391843 gene encoding histone H3-like: protein MARTKQTARKSTGGKAPRKQLATKAARKSAPATGGVKKPHRYRPGTVALREIRRYQKSTELLIRKLPFQRLVREIAQDFKTDLRFQSSAVMALQEASEAYLVGLFEDTNLCAIHAKRVTIMPKDIQLARRVRGERA from the coding sequence ATGGCGCGCACGAAACAAACCGCTCGAAAATCAACAGGCGGCAAAGCGCCTAGGAAACAACTAGCGACAAAAGCCGCTAGAAAAAGCGCTCCAGCGACTGGAGGTGTCAAGAAACCTCACAGATATCGTCCAGGAACCGTCGCTTTGAGAGAAATTAGAAGATACCAGAAGAGTACAGAACTGCTAATAAGGAAGCTACCGTTCCAGCGGTTAGTCAGAGAAATCGCTCAGGATTTTAAAACGGACTTGAGATTTCAGAGTTCAGCTGTTATGGCGCTTCAAGAAGCGAGTGAAGCGTATTTAGTTGGACTGTTTGAAGATACGAATTTATGCGCTATTCACGCGAAGAGGGTTACGATAATGCCTAAAGATATTCAATTAGCGAGAAGAGTTCGCGGTGAGAGGGCGTAg